The Patescibacteria group bacterium DNA window TCTTATTGCGCGCGAATCAATCAAAACAATCTCTGAAGTTGTTGATTATTATTTTCGCGGCGGACGTTCCCAAAGAAAACTTCTTGAACAAGAACGGCAACAAGTGCAAAAATTACGAGGAGAGCGAAAGCTCGCAGCGCGCCACTATCGTGAGGGTATCATGTCTGCTGAAGAATATATCCACTATGCCGCAGATCTTGCAAAAAAGGTATGTACGGCAGAAGAAGCAGTATTGAATGGGAGGCCAAAGAATAGCGAGCCGGCAAGCGAACCTCAATTTCCGGCAAAAAAAACAAAAGAAATACTTGGTGAAAAAAAACTCATTGAGCAAGAACGCGGCCGCGCAATGGCTCGATCAATTGTTTCGACAGTTGCCGCTCCAATAGTGAGCGTACTGAATGGTTTGCCGCTGGGTTTCAATGAGTGGGATGGTCACGCGCCTGCTCATACCGTTGTAACATCTCTCCAGGGAGTCCGCTATTATTCCGAAGGGATTGCTCGTGCATTTTCTCCTGTTCCGGGACAGGCACTCACGGCACTCGCCATTGGCGCGACAGGATTGATTGGAAAGGCCGTTGAAGAAATCTATTCATTCCACAAACGATTTAAACCGGAATCCAAGGCGGATGCCGCGCTTCAGTCTATGGAGAAATCACTTGAGCGCATTCGCCAGTGCCAAGAAGATATACAGGGTATTGCCAATACAACACCTAGTCCAGGTAAAAACCTTAATGTCGAGCAGATTGAAATATTGCGCCGGCCGACACCATACGCTGCGCCAAAAGATTTTTCGGATTTGGCAGAGGCTGTTGCACGCGATGATGCGAAAAAAGCTGCTGCAGAAGCAAGAAAAGCAGCACGAGGACCCTCTCTTTTGGATAAAGTTCTTGGTCGCGCAACTCGCCCACTCGGGATGCCCGTGGAAACAACCCCCCTTACGGCACAGGATTTTGGAGAATCTCCATCATTGTTTCGAGCAGAAACGGTACGCAAGGCGCTTGGTGTCAATGTGCTTCCCGGTACGCTTCTTACACAAGAAGGGTTTATGGATCAGCTTGAGAAATGGATTGAGAATGCCTCCGATATAGAAATTATTGATCGTGAATTGTATTTCAGCGATCAGCAACATAAGCATACCGACGGAGATGTTGATGAAAATAGTATCACTGCGCTTGACGAAGCCGCACGTCGCTGCGCAGCGGAGCGCTTACATCGGGTTGCGGAAAAAATGCCCATTGCAACATTCGATCCAAATGCTGTCCGTGCACGACTCCTGGTACTTATTGGAATGGAAGATGAAGTTGCCGTTGGTCAGAAATATTTTGAGAAACTCTTTGCGCAAGGATACGCAGACGCATCACGTATTCAAAGAACGTACTTTAATAGTGTTTTATCTGCGCTTGATTTGTCGACCAATGTTAATGACGTAAGTCGTAAACGTGAGAAAAATATCATTTTCGAGAGCGTCCGCGCGGTTATCGGAAGTTATGAGAATGCACAATCGGAAGCTGCATAATGCATACTGTGTGTTAAGTAACAAAACTCCATTTAATACGGAGTTTTGTCTTTTTCGCACAAAAAAAGCTCAGACGAGCTGAACTTCTTTTGGTGCCGAGGGGGAGAATCGAACTCCCCACGCAAGGATTTTCAGTCCTTCGCTCTACCACTGAGCTACCTCGGCAGATGGAGAACATCCCCAGTATATCAATTGTTCTAAAAATATCAATGCCCTATTCTTCTTACTCATGCATATTAGTGACTATAGCCCCAACAAGAATAAGTCCGACAAGAAACGATAAGACAACACGAAAAAAAGAATGGTGTTTTGCGCGATGGTGTAATTCCGGCACAAGGTCGGAAAGTGAAATATAAGTGAAAATGCCCGCAACTCCGGCGAGTAGATATGGCAAGCCATACTCAAACCACGACGCAGCTAACAGCCCAACACCGATACCTACTAACGTCATGAGTGAAGAAAAAAAGTTTACAGCAATTACTTTTATCTTCGACCACCCCCGGTCGAGGAGAATGGCAAAATCTCCTATCTCTTGTGGCACCTCATGTGCTGCAACCGCTAAAGCGGTGGTAAATCCGATTGCAGGATTAGCAATGTAGGCAAAGACGATCACAATTCCGTCGAGAAAATTATGGAGACTGTCCCCGATAATAATGAGAAGTGGTAATGATTCAGTGTGGTCGGCATGGCTCTCGCTATGAGCTTCATGGTGTCGGATATACTTCATCAAAAATCGTTCGAGCGCAAAGAAGGCAGAAATCCCGATAAGAAATGCCACAAATACTCCATGAGGGTCTTCAAGTGATTCAATTGCTTCTGGTAATAAATCAAGAAAAGCAACACCAAGAAATGCACCGGATGCAAAAGCAATGAGCGGTGTCATGACATGTGTTGTGATTCGTGATCCACAGAGAATAAGTATAAGCCCGCCAATCAGAGAAAAGGCTCCGCCGACAAGTCCTAATAAGATAAGATTTATTGCATGTTCCATAATGTCTACTATACCACAAAATCCCGTTGAAACAGGATTTTGAGAATTTCTTACAAAGTAATTTTGATGCCCTGGTGGGCGCGAGAGGACTTGAACCTCTGACCTCTTCATTATCAGTGAAGTGCTCTAGCCAGCTGAGCTACGCGCCCGCGTATCACAAAAGGATACACCATCTATTAAAAACTTCAAGCACTTGAGTAGCTGCGCTAGAGGCTTAGTTTGTTTACCCCTGTTTGATAAATAAGCTGGCTGATTTCTGACAACTCCTTTGGCGATTGTCCGGCATCACGCCACCATCCTTCCAAAATATCATATTCGAGGCGAGAATTTTTGATGTACTGATTAAGAAGGTCGGTAACTTCAAGTTCCCCGCGCGCAGACGGCTTGATAGAATCGATAAACTCAAACACTTGCCAGTCAAACATATAAACGCCAATGACGGCATAATTCGATTTTGGTGCAGTTGGTTTTTCTTCGATCGCGATGATATTTTTGTCATCATCAAATGATGGCACGCCGTACGCGTTTGGTATTTCTACTTGTCGCAGTAAAATGCGTGCTCCACGGAGCTGATGGGAAAATTTCTGGACATAGGGAATAATATTCCCTTCAATAATATTATCTCCCAAAAAAACGACAAGTTTGTCTCCGTGGGTAAAGTTGCGTGCCAGAGAAATCGCCTCAGAAATTCCACCAGGGCGGGCCTGCATGCGATAGGTGAGATCAAGATCAAACACTTGTTTTCCACAGCGATCAGTGACTCTGCCATCCCCCAGAAGGGCAATGAATTGTTCGGCGTGCTCCTTGCCTGAGATGATGCATACTTCTTTTATGGCCGCTTGTTCGAGCGCTTTAAGGGGGTAGTAGATCATTGGATAATCAGCAATCGGCAACAGGTGTTTATTGGTGATACGCGTGATTTCCCCAAGTCGCGTTGCATGTCCTCCGGAAAGAACAACGCCTTTTATTGATTGTTTCATAGTTTTTAAGCATTTATGTAGTAGTTCTATTTAACCAAAACCAAGCATCTTGTCAATGATGCGGGCTTCCTCTATACTATACTCACATTTCAGAATGTCGGGCTGTCGTATACCGGTAGTACGCTTGGTTTGGGACCAAGATGACTGGGTCCGATTCCCAGCAGCCCGATTAAAAAGCATCTCATGGAACACGAGGTGCTTTTTAAATAACTCGCAGTATGCTTCAATTGGTAGATATGGGAAAGTATCTAGTAGCATTCAGATTAGCGCTTGCACGTGAACTTATGTATCGCGCAAATTTTGTATTTGGCAGGCTTCGAGCACTTGTTTTGTATATCGCTCTTTTGTTTGTTTTTCATATGTTTGGCCGTGAGTCGATCATATATTCGCAAGAAGAGCTAAGTACGTATATTGTCCTTGCCGGATCCATGTATATGATGCTGTTTGTATATAGTATGGATATGGTCGCTTCCGAAATCGTAGACGGCGATCTTATTAACTTTCTTTTACGTCCCATTAATTATCTTGCCTACTGGTTTTGGAAGATTGGGGCTATGCGAGTTCTTAATATACTGGCAGCCATCGTAAGCCTAGTACTTGTTGTTGCTGCAACACGCTCCTCGTTCTTTTTTCAAACACATATCTTTTCATTAATGCAGTTTGCCGTTCTTCTTATTGGTGCGCTTTCTATTATTACGCTTATAGATTTTATTGCAGGGAGTTTGTCGTTTTGGACCTATCGTTCACATGGGCCGCGGTGGCTTTCTATGATTGGCATTCAATTTCTATCTGGAGCATATGCGCCACTCGATCTCTTTCCCGGTTGGCTCCAGCAGATCTATGGAGCAACACCCTTCCCTTCAATTGTGTTTGTTCCCATTACGGCATATTTAGGACGAATGAATGGGTATGAGTTTCTTGCAGCGCTTCTAGTACAGGGGGTATGGATAGGGGTGCTTGGAGTGGTTTTAGCGGTAGTATGGAAAAAAGGCATTCGATCATATGAGGCTGTAGGGAGGTAGAGTTATGAAATCATTGCGAAAAGCATGTATGATTTGGTGGCGATTGGCAGCAGCGAATTTTTCGGTCATGGCACTATCACGTCTTGATTTTTATACATTTTTGAGCGGTAAATGCGTGCGAATGTTTTTCTTTTTCTTTCTCATTATTTCACTATTTTCATACACGCCGACTATTGGAGGATATCGTCGTGAAGAGGTACTTCTCTTTTTTGCGCTCATGAATGCATTCGATGTTCTTGCGCAGCTTGTTTGGTTTCGCGGACTCACAGAGGTTCA harbors:
- a CDS encoding ZIP family metal transporter, coding for MEHAINLILLGLVGGAFSLIGGLILILCGSRITTHVMTPLIAFASGAFLGVAFLDLLPEAIESLEDPHGVFVAFLIGISAFFALERFLMKYIRHHEAHSESHADHTESLPLLIIIGDSLHNFLDGIVIVFAYIANPAIGFTTALAVAAHEVPQEIGDFAILLDRGWSKIKVIAVNFFSSLMTLVGIGVGLLAASWFEYGLPYLLAGVAGIFTYISLSDLVPELHHRAKHHSFFRVVLSFLVGLILVGAIVTNMHE
- a CDS encoding ABC-2 family transporter protein, with the translated sequence MLQLVDMGKYLVAFRLALARELMYRANFVFGRLRALVLYIALLFVFHMFGRESIIYSQEELSTYIVLAGSMYMMLFVYSMDMVASEIVDGDLINFLLRPINYLAYWFWKIGAMRVLNILAAIVSLVLVVAATRSSFFFQTHIFSLMQFAVLLIGALSIITLIDFIAGSLSFWTYRSHGPRWLSMIGIQFLSGAYAPLDLFPGWLQQIYGATPFPSIVFVPITAYLGRMNGYEFLAALLVQGVWIGVLGVVLAVVWKKGIRSYEAVGR
- a CDS encoding sugar phosphate nucleotidyltransferase; this encodes MKQSIKGVVLSGGHATRLGEITRITNKHLLPIADYPMIYYPLKALEQAAIKEVCIISGKEHAEQFIALLGDGRVTDRCGKQVFDLDLTYRMQARPGGISEAISLARNFTHGDKLVVFLGDNIIEGNIIPYVQKFSHQLRGARILLRQVEIPNAYGVPSFDDDKNIIAIEEKPTAPKSNYAVIGVYMFDWQVFEFIDSIKPSARGELEVTDLLNQYIKNSRLEYDILEGWWRDAGQSPKELSEISQLIYQTGVNKLSL